The following proteins are co-located in the Candidatus Neomarinimicrobiota bacterium genome:
- a CDS encoding sialate O-acetylesterase has product MKVTQLLVHFILFALFLCYHDLEAKVFKLYFLGGQSNMDGYGYVSDLPEELTDPFKRVMIYHGNTAPDGSQTDGNGVWRKLRPGHGAGLASDGKTNTYSDRFGVELTFARQILELQPNEHIAIIKYSRGGTSIDTAAAGDYGCWEPDYDKGNGVNQYDHFLATVRNAFSVLDIDDDGEADMLLPSGIVWMQGESDAAYSEEIALRYESSLRRLMDLIRAALRADDLPVAVGRISDSGQKQDGKVWDYGEVVRKAQANFVATDGHAALVTSTDEYKYSDPWHYDSEGYLDLGRQFADAIFRVSTPAQE; this is encoded by the coding sequence ATGAAAGTAACTCAACTGTTGGTGCATTTTATCTTATTCGCACTTTTCCTGTGTTACCACGATCTCGAGGCAAAGGTATTCAAACTCTATTTTTTAGGGGGCCAATCGAATATGGATGGATATGGCTATGTCAGCGACCTTCCTGAAGAGCTTACAGATCCTTTCAAGCGAGTAATGATTTATCACGGTAATACTGCCCCCGATGGCTCTCAAACCGATGGTAACGGGGTGTGGCGTAAACTACGCCCTGGACACGGAGCGGGCCTTGCCTCAGATGGGAAAACCAACACCTACTCGGACAGATTCGGAGTCGAGTTAACTTTCGCGCGTCAAATCCTAGAACTGCAGCCAAATGAGCATATCGCTATCATCAAGTACTCACGTGGTGGAACATCCATTGACACTGCAGCCGCGGGAGATTATGGGTGCTGGGAGCCCGATTATGATAAGGGGAATGGTGTCAATCAGTACGACCATTTTCTGGCCACTGTTAGAAATGCATTCTCTGTTTTGGATATTGACGATGATGGAGAAGCGGATATGCTTCTCCCATCAGGGATTGTCTGGATGCAGGGTGAAAGTGATGCTGCTTATTCTGAAGAAATTGCTCTTAGATATGAGTCCAGTTTAAGGCGCCTCATGGATTTGATCCGTGCAGCTCTCAGGGCTGATGATTTGCCAGTTGCGGTTGGCCGCATATCGGACTCCGGACAAAAGCAGGATGGCAAGGTGTGGGACTATGGAGAGGTCGTGCGTAAGGCTCAAGCGAATTTTGTTGCGACTGATGGCCACGCGGCGCTTGTCACCTCGACTGACGAATACAAATATTCCGACCCGTGGCATTATGACAGTGAAGGGTATCTTGACCTGGGCA